A stretch of Apis cerana isolate GH-2021 linkage group LG1, AcerK_1.0, whole genome shotgun sequence DNA encodes these proteins:
- the LOC108002540 gene encoding uncharacterized protein LOC108002540 isoform X4 has translation MCMDIQVNEKKKKKMTDRSVDEDVQIVEARVNRGFDKVVVKQEHPDEAEIRELAAKMVEANKAKMVSGIPGTPQQQRPPQCLLPQSNLPGILGYLNKRPADSSTAVATKPLSTEGKVPPDDESQRGRFGWTSFDDCHIPYIFRSGEKYCAVRILESKLLNKYLSYLHSDIYSCTCIRSYYITEAESKLFTDINVKHCENQFGREPFTCKDLVVRLSDAKEFYTFLDVCYTKLTAGTNPNVSSGHKADKCGFIRINKESVVPYTVKDGLQYVPLFYFEGETENLKLKAEKLEGWDLSYLKFCCKVQGIRNELFASETCSVISLNDIKSYFPPGTGFEDYWPTKVMDSQLLVNSKGGGSGGGWTKQPPTPPATKPVSVQNSANKAAVNARSTPMHNMIPRGSVANTSQVQRVSQPRPVTTTHPAHSSPTALPSGRSNIVTQPMLNTVQSVNGWTGLVGGQPTFQTALVSQPSSIIRMPSSLNMHNQISTPPKNYSQQSSRSRGGGGSAAAQYPGVYPVTTMQNVAQAQPPPLVRATVHSSQPNLGVTSTYTTPTLGVPNAVTASTYPQMLGLSEQVQALMPSPTSVSTLLHPQRHTPSVHNTSHTKYPPPLIPVNGSNNSTRDSRGRKPLIPISESHVSTCQVQPYQIQKALVEDKMVPCINFKPYIYSELLMTLNDFVAQYFPACDINSCRQVLTDVLHIDLYQGNRLQMKMLMEAGKCSSLNEELPLIQVKNIMKYMPQLKYMFNRGGEMVMPAPAHSSEEHPAKKRQRTS, from the exons ATGTGCATGGACATTCAGGttaacgagaagaagaagaagaagatgaccGACAGGAGTGTCGACGAAGACGTACAAATCGTCGAAGCCCGAGTCAACAGAG GTTTTGATAAAGTTGTTGTTAAACAAGAACATCCTGATGAAGCGGAAATCCGAGAATTGGCTGCCAAAATGGTGGAAGCAAACAAGGCGAAAATGGTCAGCGGGATACCAGGAACACCGCAACAACAAAGGCCTCCACAATGTCTCCTTCCACAATCAAATCTTCCTGGTATTTTAGGATATTTGAATAAACGGCCGGCAGATTCATCAACTGCTGTAGCAACGAAACCTCTTTCTACTGAAGGCAAAGTACCGCCTGATGATGAGAGTCAACGAGGACGCTTTGGATGGACAAGCTTTGACGATTGTCATATACCATATATATTTCGCTCTGGCGAAAAGTATTGTGCTGTACGAATCTTAGAATCTAAGTTGTTGAACAAGTACCTGAGTTACCTACACTCGGATATCTACAGTTGTACGTGTATAAgaagttattatattacgGAAGCGGAAAGCAAATTATTCACTGATATAAATGTGAAACATTGTGAGAATCAATTTGGAAGAGAACCATTTACATGTAAAGACCTGGTGGTTCGACTTTCGGACGCGAAGgagttttatacatttttggaCGTGTGTTATACGAAATTAACAGCAGGCACGAATCCTAATGTATCAAGTGGGCATAAAGCCGATAAATGTGGGTTCATTCGAATAAACAAGGAATCTGTAGTACCTTATACGGTAAAAGACGGTCTTCAATATGTCCCTTTGTTTTACTTTGAAGGCGAGACTGAGAATCTCAAATTAAAAGCGGAGAAACTGGAAGGTTGGGACTTGTCGTATTTAAAGTTTTGTTGCAAAGTACAGGGTATTCGTAATGAATTGTTCGCAAGTGAGACATGCTCGGTGATTAGtttgaatgatattaaaagttattttcctCCCGGTACGGGATTCGAGGACTATTGGCCGACTAAAGTGATGGACTCTCAATTATTAGTGAATAGCAAAGGTGGTGGTAGCGGTGGCGGTTGGACAAAACAACCTCCGACACCACCGGCGACAAAACCAGTTTCCGTACAAAATAGTGCGAATAAAGCAGCGGTTAATGCACGATCAACGCCTATGCATAATATGATACCACGTGGATCTGTCGCAAATACATCGCAAGTACAACGTGTCAGTCAACCCAGACCTGTTACAACGACCCATCCTGCGCATTCTTCACCAACAGCACTTCCTTCCGGAAGATCGAATATTGTTACTCAACCAATGTTAAACACCGTGCAAAGTGTTAATGGTTGGACGGGTCTCGTTGGTGGTCAACCTACCTTTCAAACAGCACTTGTTTCTCAACCTAGTTCTATAATACGAATGCCCTCATCCTTAAATATGCACAAt CAAATATCGACACcaccaaaaaattattcgcaacAATCTAGTAGGAGCAGAGGGGGTGGTGGTAGTGCAGCAGCTCAGTACCCTGGAGTATATCCAGTTACAACTATGCAGAATGTTGCTCAGGCTCAGCCACCCCCTCTTGTCAGAGCAACAGTTCATTCCAGTCAACCTAATCTTGG gGTTACATCAACATATACTACACCTACTTTAGGTGTACCAAATGCTGTTACAGCAAGTACATATCCTCAAATGCTTGGTTTAAGTGAACAAGTACAAGCTCTGATGCCATCACCTACTTCTGTATCTACATTGTTGCATCCACAAAGGCATACACCATCCGTACATAATACATCTCATACAAAATATCCACCACCATTAATACCAGTTAATGGTAGTAATAACAGTACCag ggaTTCAAGAGGTAGAAAACCACTAATCCCAATATCAGAGTCACATGTATCAACCTGTCAAGTTCAACCttatcaaattcaaaaagcacttgtagaagataaaatggtaccttgtattaattttaaaccatatatatattctgaatTATTGATGACACTTAATGACTTCGTCGCTCAGTATTTTCCTGCTTGTGACATTAATAGTTGCCGGCAAGTCCTTACAGATGTTTTGCATATAGATTTGTATCAAGGAAATAG gctACAAATGAAGATGTTAATGGAAGCAGGAAAATGTTCGTCTTTAAATGAAGAATTACCACTAatacaagtaaaaaatataatgaaatatatgccccaattgaaatatatgtttaatagaGGTGGTGAAATGGTGATGCCTGCACCTGCACATTCCTCCGAAGAACATCCTGCCAAAAAACGTCAACGCACCAGCTAG
- the LOC108002540 gene encoding uncharacterized protein LOC108002540 isoform X2, producing the protein MCMDIQVNEKKKKKMTDRSVDEDVQIVEARVNRGFDKVVVKQEHPDEAEIRELAAKMVEANKAKMVSGIPGTPQQQRPPQCLLPQSNLPGILGYLNKRPADSSTAVATKPLSTEGKVPPDDESQRGRFGWTSFDDCHIPYIFRSGEKYCAVRILESKLLNKYLSYLHSDIYSCTCIRSYYITEAESKLFTDINVKHCENQFGREPFTCKDLVVRLSDAKEFYTFLDVCYTKLTAGTNPNVSSGHKADKCGFIRINKESVVPYTVKDGLQYVPLFYFEGETENLKLKAEKLEGWDLSYLKFCCKVQGIRNELFASETCSVISLNDIKSYFPPGTGFEDYWPTKVMDSQLLVNSKGGGSGGGWTKQPPTPPATKPVSVQNSANKAAVNARSTPMHNMIPRGSVANTSQVQRVSQPRPVTTTHPAHSSPTALPSGRSNIVTQPMLNTVQSVNGWTGLVGGQPTFQTALVSQPSSIIRMPSSLNMHNQISTPPKNYSQQSSRSRGGGGSAAAQYPGVYPVTTMQNVAQAQPPPLVRATVHSSQPNLGYPTYGKDDWVTSTYTTPTLGVPNAVTASTYPQMLGLSEQVQALMPSPTSVSTLLHPQRHTPSVHNTSHTKYPPPLIPVNGSNNSTRDSRGRKPLIPISESHVSTCQVQPYQIQKALVEDKMVPCINFKPYIYSELLMTLNDFVAQYFPACDINSCRQVLTDVLHIDLYQGNRLQMKMLMEAGKCSSLNEELPLIQVKNIMKYMPQLKYMFNRGGEMVMPAPAHSSEEHPAKKRQRTS; encoded by the exons ATGTGCATGGACATTCAGGttaacgagaagaagaagaagaagatgaccGACAGGAGTGTCGACGAAGACGTACAAATCGTCGAAGCCCGAGTCAACAGAG GTTTTGATAAAGTTGTTGTTAAACAAGAACATCCTGATGAAGCGGAAATCCGAGAATTGGCTGCCAAAATGGTGGAAGCAAACAAGGCGAAAATGGTCAGCGGGATACCAGGAACACCGCAACAACAAAGGCCTCCACAATGTCTCCTTCCACAATCAAATCTTCCTGGTATTTTAGGATATTTGAATAAACGGCCGGCAGATTCATCAACTGCTGTAGCAACGAAACCTCTTTCTACTGAAGGCAAAGTACCGCCTGATGATGAGAGTCAACGAGGACGCTTTGGATGGACAAGCTTTGACGATTGTCATATACCATATATATTTCGCTCTGGCGAAAAGTATTGTGCTGTACGAATCTTAGAATCTAAGTTGTTGAACAAGTACCTGAGTTACCTACACTCGGATATCTACAGTTGTACGTGTATAAgaagttattatattacgGAAGCGGAAAGCAAATTATTCACTGATATAAATGTGAAACATTGTGAGAATCAATTTGGAAGAGAACCATTTACATGTAAAGACCTGGTGGTTCGACTTTCGGACGCGAAGgagttttatacatttttggaCGTGTGTTATACGAAATTAACAGCAGGCACGAATCCTAATGTATCAAGTGGGCATAAAGCCGATAAATGTGGGTTCATTCGAATAAACAAGGAATCTGTAGTACCTTATACGGTAAAAGACGGTCTTCAATATGTCCCTTTGTTTTACTTTGAAGGCGAGACTGAGAATCTCAAATTAAAAGCGGAGAAACTGGAAGGTTGGGACTTGTCGTATTTAAAGTTTTGTTGCAAAGTACAGGGTATTCGTAATGAATTGTTCGCAAGTGAGACATGCTCGGTGATTAGtttgaatgatattaaaagttattttcctCCCGGTACGGGATTCGAGGACTATTGGCCGACTAAAGTGATGGACTCTCAATTATTAGTGAATAGCAAAGGTGGTGGTAGCGGTGGCGGTTGGACAAAACAACCTCCGACACCACCGGCGACAAAACCAGTTTCCGTACAAAATAGTGCGAATAAAGCAGCGGTTAATGCACGATCAACGCCTATGCATAATATGATACCACGTGGATCTGTCGCAAATACATCGCAAGTACAACGTGTCAGTCAACCCAGACCTGTTACAACGACCCATCCTGCGCATTCTTCACCAACAGCACTTCCTTCCGGAAGATCGAATATTGTTACTCAACCAATGTTAAACACCGTGCAAAGTGTTAATGGTTGGACGGGTCTCGTTGGTGGTCAACCTACCTTTCAAACAGCACTTGTTTCTCAACCTAGTTCTATAATACGAATGCCCTCATCCTTAAATATGCACAAt CAAATATCGACACcaccaaaaaattattcgcaacAATCTAGTAGGAGCAGAGGGGGTGGTGGTAGTGCAGCAGCTCAGTACCCTGGAGTATATCCAGTTACAACTATGCAGAATGTTGCTCAGGCTCAGCCACCCCCTCTTGTCAGAGCAACAGTTCATTCCAGTCAACCTAATCTTGG tTATCCAACCTATGGGAAGGATGACTG gGTTACATCAACATATACTACACCTACTTTAGGTGTACCAAATGCTGTTACAGCAAGTACATATCCTCAAATGCTTGGTTTAAGTGAACAAGTACAAGCTCTGATGCCATCACCTACTTCTGTATCTACATTGTTGCATCCACAAAGGCATACACCATCCGTACATAATACATCTCATACAAAATATCCACCACCATTAATACCAGTTAATGGTAGTAATAACAGTACCag ggaTTCAAGAGGTAGAAAACCACTAATCCCAATATCAGAGTCACATGTATCAACCTGTCAAGTTCAACCttatcaaattcaaaaagcacttgtagaagataaaatggtaccttgtattaattttaaaccatatatatattctgaatTATTGATGACACTTAATGACTTCGTCGCTCAGTATTTTCCTGCTTGTGACATTAATAGTTGCCGGCAAGTCCTTACAGATGTTTTGCATATAGATTTGTATCAAGGAAATAG gctACAAATGAAGATGTTAATGGAAGCAGGAAAATGTTCGTCTTTAAATGAAGAATTACCACTAatacaagtaaaaaatataatgaaatatatgccccaattgaaatatatgtttaatagaGGTGGTGAAATGGTGATGCCTGCACCTGCACATTCCTCCGAAGAACATCCTGCCAAAAAACGTCAACGCACCAGCTAG
- the LOC108002540 gene encoding uncharacterized protein LOC108002540 isoform X5: protein MALSSIESILIDSKTSPGSRGFDKVVVKQEHPDEAEIRELAAKMVEANKAKMVSGIPGTPQQQRPPQCLLPQSNLPGILGYLNKRPADSSTAVATKPLSTEGKVPPDDESQRGRFGWTSFDDCHIPYIFRSGEKYCAVRILESKLLNKYLSYLHSDIYSCTCIRSYYITEAESKLFTDINVKHCENQFGREPFTCKDLVVRLSDAKEFYTFLDVCYTKLTAGTNPNVSSGHKADKCGFIRINKESVVPYTVKDGLQYVPLFYFEGETENLKLKAEKLEGWDLSYLKFCCKVQGIRNELFASETCSVISLNDIKSYFPPGTGFEDYWPTKVMDSQLLVNSKGGGSGGGWTKQPPTPPATKPVSVQNSANKAAVNARSTPMHNMIPRGSVANTSQVQRVSQPRPVTTTHPAHSSPTALPSGRSNIVTQPMLNTVQSVNGWTGLVGGQPTFQTALVSQPSSIIRMPSSLNMHNQISTPPKNYSQQSSRSRGGGGSAAAQYPGVYPVTTMQNVAQAQPPPLVRATVHSSQPNLGYPTYGKDDWVTSTYTTPTLGVPNAVTASTYPQMLGLSEQVQALMPSPTSVSTLLHPQRHTPSVHNTSHTKYPPPLIPVNGSNNSTRDSRGRKPLIPISESHVSTCQVQPYQIQKALVEDKMVPCINFKPYIYSELLMTLNDFVAQYFPACDINSCRQVLTDVLHIDLYQGNRLQMKMLMEAGKCSSLNEELPLIQVKNIMKYMPQLKYMFNRGGEMVMPAPAHSSEEHPAKKRQRTS, encoded by the exons ATGGCGCTATCCTCAATCGAGAGCATCTTAATCGACAGCAAAACTTCGCCGGGGTCCAGAG GTTTTGATAAAGTTGTTGTTAAACAAGAACATCCTGATGAAGCGGAAATCCGAGAATTGGCTGCCAAAATGGTGGAAGCAAACAAGGCGAAAATGGTCAGCGGGATACCAGGAACACCGCAACAACAAAGGCCTCCACAATGTCTCCTTCCACAATCAAATCTTCCTGGTATTTTAGGATATTTGAATAAACGGCCGGCAGATTCATCAACTGCTGTAGCAACGAAACCTCTTTCTACTGAAGGCAAAGTACCGCCTGATGATGAGAGTCAACGAGGACGCTTTGGATGGACAAGCTTTGACGATTGTCATATACCATATATATTTCGCTCTGGCGAAAAGTATTGTGCTGTACGAATCTTAGAATCTAAGTTGTTGAACAAGTACCTGAGTTACCTACACTCGGATATCTACAGTTGTACGTGTATAAgaagttattatattacgGAAGCGGAAAGCAAATTATTCACTGATATAAATGTGAAACATTGTGAGAATCAATTTGGAAGAGAACCATTTACATGTAAAGACCTGGTGGTTCGACTTTCGGACGCGAAGgagttttatacatttttggaCGTGTGTTATACGAAATTAACAGCAGGCACGAATCCTAATGTATCAAGTGGGCATAAAGCCGATAAATGTGGGTTCATTCGAATAAACAAGGAATCTGTAGTACCTTATACGGTAAAAGACGGTCTTCAATATGTCCCTTTGTTTTACTTTGAAGGCGAGACTGAGAATCTCAAATTAAAAGCGGAGAAACTGGAAGGTTGGGACTTGTCGTATTTAAAGTTTTGTTGCAAAGTACAGGGTATTCGTAATGAATTGTTCGCAAGTGAGACATGCTCGGTGATTAGtttgaatgatattaaaagttattttcctCCCGGTACGGGATTCGAGGACTATTGGCCGACTAAAGTGATGGACTCTCAATTATTAGTGAATAGCAAAGGTGGTGGTAGCGGTGGCGGTTGGACAAAACAACCTCCGACACCACCGGCGACAAAACCAGTTTCCGTACAAAATAGTGCGAATAAAGCAGCGGTTAATGCACGATCAACGCCTATGCATAATATGATACCACGTGGATCTGTCGCAAATACATCGCAAGTACAACGTGTCAGTCAACCCAGACCTGTTACAACGACCCATCCTGCGCATTCTTCACCAACAGCACTTCCTTCCGGAAGATCGAATATTGTTACTCAACCAATGTTAAACACCGTGCAAAGTGTTAATGGTTGGACGGGTCTCGTTGGTGGTCAACCTACCTTTCAAACAGCACTTGTTTCTCAACCTAGTTCTATAATACGAATGCCCTCATCCTTAAATATGCACAAt CAAATATCGACACcaccaaaaaattattcgcaacAATCTAGTAGGAGCAGAGGGGGTGGTGGTAGTGCAGCAGCTCAGTACCCTGGAGTATATCCAGTTACAACTATGCAGAATGTTGCTCAGGCTCAGCCACCCCCTCTTGTCAGAGCAACAGTTCATTCCAGTCAACCTAATCTTGG tTATCCAACCTATGGGAAGGATGACTG gGTTACATCAACATATACTACACCTACTTTAGGTGTACCAAATGCTGTTACAGCAAGTACATATCCTCAAATGCTTGGTTTAAGTGAACAAGTACAAGCTCTGATGCCATCACCTACTTCTGTATCTACATTGTTGCATCCACAAAGGCATACACCATCCGTACATAATACATCTCATACAAAATATCCACCACCATTAATACCAGTTAATGGTAGTAATAACAGTACCag ggaTTCAAGAGGTAGAAAACCACTAATCCCAATATCAGAGTCACATGTATCAACCTGTCAAGTTCAACCttatcaaattcaaaaagcacttgtagaagataaaatggtaccttgtattaattttaaaccatatatatattctgaatTATTGATGACACTTAATGACTTCGTCGCTCAGTATTTTCCTGCTTGTGACATTAATAGTTGCCGGCAAGTCCTTACAGATGTTTTGCATATAGATTTGTATCAAGGAAATAG gctACAAATGAAGATGTTAATGGAAGCAGGAAAATGTTCGTCTTTAAATGAAGAATTACCACTAatacaagtaaaaaatataatgaaatatatgccccaattgaaatatatgtttaatagaGGTGGTGAAATGGTGATGCCTGCACCTGCACATTCCTCCGAAGAACATCCTGCCAAAAAACGTCAACGCACCAGCTAG
- the LOC108002540 gene encoding uncharacterized protein LOC108002540 isoform X6, translating into MALSSIESILIDSKTSPGSRGFDKVVVKQEHPDEAEIRELAAKMVEANKAKMVSGIPGTPQQQRPPQCLLPQSNLPGILGYLNKRPADSSTAVATKPLSTEGKVPPDDESQRGRFGWTSFDDCHIPYIFRSGEKYCAVRILESKLLNKYLSYLHSDIYSCTCIRSYYITEAESKLFTDINVKHCENQFGREPFTCKDLVVRLSDAKEFYTFLDVCYTKLTAGTNPNVSSGHKADKCGFIRINKESVVPYTVKDGLQYVPLFYFEGETENLKLKAEKLEGWDLSYLKFCCKVQGIRNELFASETCSVISLNDIKSYFPPGTGFEDYWPTKVMDSQLLVNSKGGGSGGGWTKQPPTPPATKPVSVQNSANKAAVNARSTPMHNMIPRGSVANTSQVQRVSQPRPVTTTHPAHSSPTALPSGRSNIVTQPMLNTVQSVNGWTGLVGGQPTFQTALVSQPSSIIRMPSSLNMHNQISTPPKNYSQQSSRSRGGGGSAAAQYPGVYPVTTMQNVAQAQPPPLVRATVHSSQPNLGVTSTYTTPTLGVPNAVTASTYPQMLGLSEQVQALMPSPTSVSTLLHPQRHTPSVHNTSHTKYPPPLIPVNGSNNSTRDSRGRKPLIPISESHVSTCQVQPYQIQKALVEDKMVPCINFKPYIYSELLMTLNDFVAQYFPACDINSCRQVLTDVLHIDLYQGNRLQMKMLMEAGKCSSLNEELPLIQVKNIMKYMPQLKYMFNRGGEMVMPAPAHSSEEHPAKKRQRTS; encoded by the exons ATGGCGCTATCCTCAATCGAGAGCATCTTAATCGACAGCAAAACTTCGCCGGGGTCCAGAG GTTTTGATAAAGTTGTTGTTAAACAAGAACATCCTGATGAAGCGGAAATCCGAGAATTGGCTGCCAAAATGGTGGAAGCAAACAAGGCGAAAATGGTCAGCGGGATACCAGGAACACCGCAACAACAAAGGCCTCCACAATGTCTCCTTCCACAATCAAATCTTCCTGGTATTTTAGGATATTTGAATAAACGGCCGGCAGATTCATCAACTGCTGTAGCAACGAAACCTCTTTCTACTGAAGGCAAAGTACCGCCTGATGATGAGAGTCAACGAGGACGCTTTGGATGGACAAGCTTTGACGATTGTCATATACCATATATATTTCGCTCTGGCGAAAAGTATTGTGCTGTACGAATCTTAGAATCTAAGTTGTTGAACAAGTACCTGAGTTACCTACACTCGGATATCTACAGTTGTACGTGTATAAgaagttattatattacgGAAGCGGAAAGCAAATTATTCACTGATATAAATGTGAAACATTGTGAGAATCAATTTGGAAGAGAACCATTTACATGTAAAGACCTGGTGGTTCGACTTTCGGACGCGAAGgagttttatacatttttggaCGTGTGTTATACGAAATTAACAGCAGGCACGAATCCTAATGTATCAAGTGGGCATAAAGCCGATAAATGTGGGTTCATTCGAATAAACAAGGAATCTGTAGTACCTTATACGGTAAAAGACGGTCTTCAATATGTCCCTTTGTTTTACTTTGAAGGCGAGACTGAGAATCTCAAATTAAAAGCGGAGAAACTGGAAGGTTGGGACTTGTCGTATTTAAAGTTTTGTTGCAAAGTACAGGGTATTCGTAATGAATTGTTCGCAAGTGAGACATGCTCGGTGATTAGtttgaatgatattaaaagttattttcctCCCGGTACGGGATTCGAGGACTATTGGCCGACTAAAGTGATGGACTCTCAATTATTAGTGAATAGCAAAGGTGGTGGTAGCGGTGGCGGTTGGACAAAACAACCTCCGACACCACCGGCGACAAAACCAGTTTCCGTACAAAATAGTGCGAATAAAGCAGCGGTTAATGCACGATCAACGCCTATGCATAATATGATACCACGTGGATCTGTCGCAAATACATCGCAAGTACAACGTGTCAGTCAACCCAGACCTGTTACAACGACCCATCCTGCGCATTCTTCACCAACAGCACTTCCTTCCGGAAGATCGAATATTGTTACTCAACCAATGTTAAACACCGTGCAAAGTGTTAATGGTTGGACGGGTCTCGTTGGTGGTCAACCTACCTTTCAAACAGCACTTGTTTCTCAACCTAGTTCTATAATACGAATGCCCTCATCCTTAAATATGCACAAt CAAATATCGACACcaccaaaaaattattcgcaacAATCTAGTAGGAGCAGAGGGGGTGGTGGTAGTGCAGCAGCTCAGTACCCTGGAGTATATCCAGTTACAACTATGCAGAATGTTGCTCAGGCTCAGCCACCCCCTCTTGTCAGAGCAACAGTTCATTCCAGTCAACCTAATCTTGG gGTTACATCAACATATACTACACCTACTTTAGGTGTACCAAATGCTGTTACAGCAAGTACATATCCTCAAATGCTTGGTTTAAGTGAACAAGTACAAGCTCTGATGCCATCACCTACTTCTGTATCTACATTGTTGCATCCACAAAGGCATACACCATCCGTACATAATACATCTCATACAAAATATCCACCACCATTAATACCAGTTAATGGTAGTAATAACAGTACCag ggaTTCAAGAGGTAGAAAACCACTAATCCCAATATCAGAGTCACATGTATCAACCTGTCAAGTTCAACCttatcaaattcaaaaagcacttgtagaagataaaatggtaccttgtattaattttaaaccatatatatattctgaatTATTGATGACACTTAATGACTTCGTCGCTCAGTATTTTCCTGCTTGTGACATTAATAGTTGCCGGCAAGTCCTTACAGATGTTTTGCATATAGATTTGTATCAAGGAAATAG gctACAAATGAAGATGTTAATGGAAGCAGGAAAATGTTCGTCTTTAAATGAAGAATTACCACTAatacaagtaaaaaatataatgaaatatatgccccaattgaaatatatgtttaatagaGGTGGTGAAATGGTGATGCCTGCACCTGCACATTCCTCCGAAGAACATCCTGCCAAAAAACGTCAACGCACCAGCTAG